The Cytobacillus oceanisediminis genomic interval AGGATCGGCATCCAGGACAACAAAATCTCCTCTTTTTCCTTCTTCAATCGTGCCAGCAGAATCTTCTTCAAAGTTCAGAGCTGCCCCGTAAGATGTCATCGCTTTTAAAGCATCCAGAACATCAATTTTTTGATATTCTCCAAGCACATTACCTTCTAAAGTGATGCGGTTCACAGCCGCCCATATGGAAAACAGGGGCGAAATTGGGGTAATAGGACAATCAGAATGCAGTGTGAACAGCAAATTGCGGTCAACCGCATCAGCCAAAGGATTAATTCTAGCCGCTCTCTTTTCACCCAGGAATAATCTGCGGTGCCGATCTCCCCAAAAGTAAACATGATTGATGAAAAAGGAAGCAGCAACACCTAATCTTTGCATAGCATCAAGGTCTTCACTGCCTGCAGTCTGTACATGTTCAATCCGATGCCTGTGGTCTTCCATCGGACTTTTTGACAAAACATAATCGAAAGCCTCAAGGATAGATCCGATTGCCCGATCTCCATTTCCATGAATCGCAATCCTAAATCCTCTATTATGGAGATCCAGCATTTCTTCTGCAAATGTGTCCTGATCATGCAGCAGCTCACCATATACAGATTCATCACAATTATAAGGTTCGCGGAGTGCACCGGTAAGTCCCTGGATGGATCCATCCTGAAATAATTTGGCACTATCCAGTGATACCCTGTTTTTAGTGCGTCTCTTTAATTCAAGATCGAGCTGATCTGCAGTATACCCGGAAAAAGCACTTCCTTCTCTTAAAAGATGATGCAAGATCATTAGCCGCATATTCATCGGATTCTTTCCTGAATTAATGGCCGCAATATGCGCATTTAATTCCTCTATTCCTCTGTCCAGGCCCACACCGGCATCTGTACATGTGGTTATCCCTTGAGACAGGTACACCTTCGCCGCATTCCCGATATTCTTGATTTGTTCATCGCTTGACGGGGAAGGCAGCACTGGAAATATAAATTCCAGGGCAGGAATTTCGTGAATAACACCGTCCAGTCTACCATTACCATCACGTGTAAAGTACCCGCCATGCGGATTCGAAATGCTTTCATCAATTCCAGCCAATTCAAGAGCTTTGGAATTTGCAGCACCAAAGTGCCCTGAAATATGCCGGATAAAAACGGGATTGTTCGGGGCTGCATGATCTAAATCAGACCTGTTCGGATGTCTTTTGTCCTCCAGGAGGGTATCATCATATCCCCACCCCATGATCCATTCTCCAGGTTTTGCTTTACCGGCCCTTTCTCTTATTTTTTCCTTTATATCACCAATGTTTTTATTCCTTGGGGATCTGCAATCAACATAATTCAGCATTTGCCCATACATTAATAAATGACTATGTGTATCTATAAAACCAGGAAGCAAAGCAGCCCCTTTTAAATCCAAGATCTCAATATCAGGACCATCTGGAACTTCCGTACGATCCGGTTCGGTTTTATCCCAAATTTTTTCGATGATGCCATTTCTGACAAGCAATGATTTTGCCTTAGTATTATGTTTATCAAGCGTGATGATATTTGCATTTTTTATGATAAGGATACTCACCCTTATCCCTCCTTATTAGACAGCTTTGTTTTCTGCTGAATCGATATCGTCTATCTTTCTATTTGCTGAAGGAAGGTCTTCCCAGTAAACAGCCTTTACATTTTCTGCTGATGAATGTTTGGTCCAGAAACTAATCATGACAAGCGAACAAAAAGATATGATAAAGCCGGGTATTGTCTGATCTATTCCTGTATTGAGAAGAGGCCAAAGTATGGTAGTGAAACAAGCCAGAAGCATACTGGAAATGACAGCGGTGTTGGTTGTCCTTTTCCAAAACATAATGGCCAGAAACGGAAACACAAGAGTTGTTGCTGACAGTCTGAGTGCCCATTGATACATGCTGACAATATCTGTTAATGCAAAGGCAACTAACAGTGATAATACCGATATAATCACTACACTCAAGCGGGAAACAAACATCATTTGCTTTTCCGTAGCATCGGGATTTAATAGCCGGTGATACAAATCCTGAGTAATATTAGAGCTTCCTTGTAAAATGAAGGAGTCTGCACCTGTCATCAGTGCTGATAGGAGTCCGATCAGAATAATGCCGCCAATATAAGGAGGAAGCATTTCCACGGTTACATAGGAGAAAATTAAGTCTGGATGAATATCGGCTGGCACAAATTGCCTTGCCATAATTCCTATACTATAAGGAAGAACAGAAATACATAGGGTAATGGCATAACCGGTTAAGCCAGCTTTAATGGCTATATCTTCTGTCTTAGAAGCAAAGATCCGCTGCCATGTGGATTGCCAAACTAAGTAGAATGGAGCCACAGAAAGAGCAAATAGCAGGACATCCCCGAGTCCATTCGCACCAAGCGGAGTCAAAAAATCTCTCGGCGTGTTACTGAGGATGTGTTCCATCCCTCCGCCAAATTGCAAGGCAGCATATGCAAGCATAACAATCCCTACAATCAGAATTACGCTTTGAATGGCATCCGTTACAATTGTTGCTACTAGGCCGCCCAAAATCGTAAAGCCGAGAATCAAAATAAAAGACAGCACAATTCCCGTTTTCACGTTCATATTAAAAGCAATGCTGAATACGGTACTCATCCCTACAATCTGCAGGGCAGTAGTGGGAACTGAATATATGAAAGCAGATAACACTGATGGAATGATACCGGTTTTTGCTCCAAATCTTTCACTAAAAAGGTCCGCAAGTGTATATAATCTCTGTCTTCTTAATGGACGGCTAAAAAAGAAGATCAAGAGCATACTGACAAGCATGGCTGGTAAAGCAAATTTAAAAAATCCAGATACGCCCATTGTGAATCCCATTCCAATCCAGCCAATAAAAACGGCAGCACCGCAATTCGTGCTGATGATTGTTCCGACAATATTCCAAAAGCCCATATTCCAGCCTGCAATTAAATAACTGTCAGAGGTTTTAATTTTTGTAAAATAATAGATTCCAATTGCGAACATGAATATGAAATACGCTAAAATGTATCCAAAATACCAGCTCATCGACTGCCTCCTTTATTTTTCTTAATATTCTGTAAATTATTGGCAGTAATATACGGAACATCTTCTACTTAATTCCACTATATCGGTCACTTTCCCATGATTATCGGTCAGATTTTGAACTTATCGGTCAACTTTACTATTTATCGGTCAATTTTTATTTTTATCGGCCACTTTTCCAATATATCGGTCAGTTCGCGTCATAGCAACTTTCTCATATCAGCACTGTAACGACATACTTCAAACTCGTAAGCTTTCTTTTAAAAGGAGCTTAATCAAATCTATTAAGCTCCTTTCATTTTACCTACCAGTTTTTATGATCAAGGTGAGCATATTTCGGCAGAAGACGAGTCGGCATCTTTAACGCGTCTTTGCGGAATGGAGGTGCCAATTGTGTGCCATCCACTTGAATATCAATGACTGTCGGTTTATTGGATTCTAATGCACGGAGAATAGCTGGCCCTACGTCTTCAGGTTTGTCTACACTAATTCCCTGTGCCCCCATGGACCTTGCCACCTCTGCAAAATCCGGATTCTGGATATCCGCTCCTACAAAGCGATTATTATAAAAATCTACTTGGTTTTTCTTTTCCGCACACCAGGCATTGTTATTAAAAACACATGCAACTACTGGAATGTTCTCCTCCACAGCCGTACTTACTTCATGCAGGCTCATTCCCCATGCGCCATCCCCTACGATAGCTACTACAGGGCTATTCGGATTTGCAAGCTTTGCACCTAATGCTGACGGATAGGCAAAGCCTGTATTCCCAAATGTTAAGGCTGCAACATGCTTGCGGCCGGAATTGAATTTTAAATAGGCATTTGCGGTAGAAGATACATTCCCGATATCTGTAGTAACAATTGCGTTTTCCGGAAGGACCTTCGTAAGCTCCAGGAGTGCCCTGCGCGGATTAATTGGATTTCCTTCCACCATGGCCAGATCGACAAGTTCTTTTTCCCATTGCTCTTTTTCATTTGTGACTCTTGCTATTCTCTCAGAATTGAATTGCTTATTTGGCACTTTTTCTTTTAGCCGTTTTGCGATTTCAACTGAAGCTGCTTTTGCATCTCCAATGATCCCGATCTCTACTGGATGGGTCCTGGCAATATTGCGGGGATTGATATCGATTTGGATAATCTTTGCGTCTTTCGGAAAGTAATCAATGTCATAGCATGGCAATGTTCCAAAGACAGATAATCTAGTACCGATAGCGAGCACCACATCTGCATCCTTTAATGTGTTCATAGCTGCTTTTGACCCCATATACCCAATAGGTCCAACCGCTAAAGGCTCATTTGCCGGGAAGGCATCATTATGCATATATGAAACAGCTACAGGAATCGTTAAATGATCGGCAATTTCCTTCACTGTCTCTATTCCATCTGAATCCACTACCCCCCTGCCGGAAATGATGACAGGGTTCTTGGCAGAAGCAAGCAATTCCACAGCCTGATCAATCTGTTCTAATGATCCGCAGCCCCTATTATCAACACGATACTGATGAGGTTCAAGGATTACATCTTCCACTTCCCCATAAAAATAGTCCCGCGGAATATCAAATAGCACTGGACCTCTCTCTGCGTAAGCGATTCTAAAGGCAGTCCTCAGGCAATCCGCCACCCGCCCCGGATGTGTGACCCTAACTGTTTCCTTCGTGATCGCTTTAAAAACTGAAACCTGATCGCACTCCTGGAAACCGTCCCATCCAACGGTAGGTGTTCCAGCTGAAGGAGAAATGACGACCATAGGAGTGTGAGCCTGATTCGCTGCCGCAACCGACGTTACCATATTTGTGATTCCTGGTCCATTCTGGCCAATCACCACCCCGGCAACTCCGCTTACTCGAGTATAGGCATCTTCCATGTGGGCAGCGCTTTGCTCATGCCGTACACCGATGAAGCGGATCCCGGCAGTCGGAAGCAAGTCTAATAGATCCATGAAGGCGGATCCCAAAATCCCGGAAATATGTGTGACACCTTCTTTAACTAATGTTTCTACAATTGCCTCACTTGGTGTCATTTTCACCTTTTTTGTTTTGATTACTGCTAATTCTTTTTCTGCTTTTGCCATTACGAGCACTTCCTTTCCGGTTTATGAAGTTCCATTTATATAAATTGATAGGAGCCATGTTAAAAAAGCTCGTATCCAGATTCAGCTCT includes:
- a CDS encoding amidohydrolase produces the protein MSILIIKNANIITLDKHNTKAKSLLVRNGIIEKIWDKTEPDRTEVPDGPDIEILDLKGAALLPGFIDTHSHLLMYGQMLNYVDCRSPRNKNIGDIKEKIRERAGKAKPGEWIMGWGYDDTLLEDKRHPNRSDLDHAAPNNPVFIRHISGHFGAANSKALELAGIDESISNPHGGYFTRDGNGRLDGVIHEIPALEFIFPVLPSPSSDEQIKNIGNAAKVYLSQGITTCTDAGVGLDRGIEELNAHIAAINSGKNPMNMRLMILHHLLREGSAFSGYTADQLDLELKRRTKNRVSLDSAKLFQDGSIQGLTGALREPYNCDESVYGELLHDQDTFAEEMLDLHNRGFRIAIHGNGDRAIGSILEAFDYVLSKSPMEDHRHRIEHVQTAGSEDLDAMQRLGVAASFFINHVYFWGDRHRRLFLGEKRAARINPLADAVDRNLLFTLHSDCPITPISPLFSIWAAVNRITLEGNVLGEYQKIDVLDALKAMTSYGAALNFEEDSAGTIEEGKRGDFVVLDADPLTCPAMELKDIPILATIISGKVVWENTEKAYTHS
- a CDS encoding sodium:solute symporter family protein translates to MSWYFGYILAYFIFMFAIGIYYFTKIKTSDSYLIAGWNMGFWNIVGTIISTNCGAAVFIGWIGMGFTMGVSGFFKFALPAMLVSMLLIFFFSRPLRRQRLYTLADLFSERFGAKTGIIPSVLSAFIYSVPTTALQIVGMSTVFSIAFNMNVKTGIVLSFILILGFTILGGLVATIVTDAIQSVILIVGIVMLAYAALQFGGGMEHILSNTPRDFLTPLGANGLGDVLLFALSVAPFYLVWQSTWQRIFASKTEDIAIKAGLTGYAITLCISVLPYSIGIMARQFVPADIHPDLIFSYVTVEMLPPYIGGIILIGLLSALMTGADSFILQGSSNITQDLYHRLLNPDATEKQMMFVSRLSVVIISVLSLLVAFALTDIVSMYQWALRLSATTLVFPFLAIMFWKRTTNTAVISSMLLACFTTILWPLLNTGIDQTIPGFIISFCSLVMISFWTKHSSAENVKAVYWEDLPSANRKIDDIDSAENKAV
- the xsc gene encoding sulfoacetaldehyde acetyltransferase; translation: MAKAEKELAVIKTKKVKMTPSEAIVETLVKEGVTHISGILGSAFMDLLDLLPTAGIRFIGVRHEQSAAHMEDAYTRVSGVAGVVIGQNGPGITNMVTSVAAANQAHTPMVVISPSAGTPTVGWDGFQECDQVSVFKAITKETVRVTHPGRVADCLRTAFRIAYAERGPVLFDIPRDYFYGEVEDVILEPHQYRVDNRGCGSLEQIDQAVELLASAKNPVIISGRGVVDSDGIETVKEIADHLTIPVAVSYMHNDAFPANEPLAVGPIGYMGSKAAMNTLKDADVVLAIGTRLSVFGTLPCYDIDYFPKDAKIIQIDINPRNIARTHPVEIGIIGDAKAASVEIAKRLKEKVPNKQFNSERIARVTNEKEQWEKELVDLAMVEGNPINPRRALLELTKVLPENAIVTTDIGNVSSTANAYLKFNSGRKHVAALTFGNTGFAYPSALGAKLANPNSPVVAIVGDGAWGMSLHEVSTAVEENIPVVACVFNNNAWCAEKKNQVDFYNNRFVGADIQNPDFAEVARSMGAQGISVDKPEDVGPAILRALESNKPTVIDIQVDGTQLAPPFRKDALKMPTRLLPKYAHLDHKNW